Proteins encoded within one genomic window of Acomys russatus chromosome 5, mAcoRus1.1, whole genome shotgun sequence:
- the Rbbp6 gene encoding E3 ubiquitin-protein ligase RBBP6 isoform X2 → MSCVHYKFSSKLNYDTVTFDGLHISLCDLKKQIMGREKLKAADSDLQITNAQTKEEYTDDNALIPKNSSVIVRRIPIGGVKSTSKTYVISRSEPVMGTTKAIDDSSASISLAQLTKTANLAEANASEEDKIKAMMSQSGHEYDPINYMKKPLGPPPPSYTCFRCGKPGHYIKNCPTNGDKNFESGPRIKKSTGIPRSFMMEVKDPNMKGAMLTNTGKYAIPTIDAEAYAIGKKEKPPFLPEEPSSSSEEDDPIPDELLCLICKDIMTDAVVIPCCGNSYCDECIRTALLESDEHTCPTCHQNDVSPDALIANKFLRQAVNNFKNETGYTKRLRKQLPPPPPPIPPPRPLIQRNLQPLMRSPISRQQDPLMIPVTSSSAHPAPSISSLTSNPSSLAPSVPGNPSSAPAPVPDITATVSISVHSEKSDGPFRDSDNKLLPAAALTSEHSKGASSIAITALMEEKGYQVPVLGTPSLLGQSLLHGQLIPTTGPVRINAARPGGGRPGWEHSNKLGYLVSPPQQIRRGERSCYRSINRGRHHSERSQRTQGPSLPATPVFVPVAPPPLYPPPPHTLPLPPGVPPPQFSPQFPPGQPPPAGYSVPPPGFPPAPANISAPWVSSGVQSAHSNTIPTTQAPPLSREEFYREQRRLKEESKSPYSGSSYSRSSYTYSKSRSGSTRSRSYSRSFSRSHSRSYSRSPPYPRRGRGKSRNYRSRSRSHGYHRSRSRSPPYRRYHSRSRSPQAFRGQSPTKRNVPQGETEREYFNRYREVPPPYDIKAYYGRSVDFRDPFEKERYREWERKYREWYEKYYKGYAVGAQPRPSANREDFSPERLLPLNIRNSPFTRGRREDYAAGQSHRNRNLGGNYAEKLSTRDSHNPKDNTKSKEKESENVPGDNKGNKHKKHRKRRKGEEAESFLNPELLETTRKSRESSGVDETKTDALFVLPSRDDATPVRDEPMDAESITFKSVSEKDKREKDKPKVKSDKTKRKSDGSATAKKDNVLKPKGPQEKVDGEREKSPRSEPPLKKAKEEATKTDSVKPSSSSQKDDKVTGTPRKAHSKSAKEHQEAKPAKEEKVRKDCSKDIKSEKPANKDEKAKKPEKNKLLDSKGEKRKRKTEEKNVDKDFESSSMKISKVEGTELVKPSPKRKMEGEVEKLERTPEKDKIASSTAPAKKIKLNRETGKKIGSGENTSTTKEPSEKLEPTSSKIKQEKVKGKAKRKVAGTEGSSSTLVDYTSTSSTGGSPVRKSEEKTDTKRTVIKTMEEYNNDNTAPAEDVIIMIQVPQSKWDKDDFESEEEDVKATQPIQSIGKPSSIIKNVTTKPSATVKYTEKESEHSEKIQKLAKEVSHEVMQHEVKSAKGSACSEKGRTKDREHSALERENPDRRKSSAQPEKDSSADRLNEQGNFKTLSQSSKETRTSEKHESVRGSSNKDFTPGRDKKMDYEGREYSSSKRRDERSESARRKDSPLRSKDASSGQKSKPREERDLPKKGTESKKSSSSPPRDKKTHDHKAPYETKRSCEETKSVDKSSGKEREKHAAEARNGKESSGNKLPYIPNPPDPPVEKELVAGQVDKSTIKPKPQFSHSSRLSSDLTRETDEAAFEPDYNESDSESNVSVKEEEAIASVPKDLKEKTTEKAKESLTVATASQPGADRSQSQSSPSVSPSRSHSPSGSQTRSHSSSASTAGSQDSKKKKKKKDKKKHKKHKKHKKHKKHVAVEGDAEKSQKHKHKKKKAKKSKDKEKEKDDQKAKSVTV, encoded by the exons ATTGATGACTCTTCTGCATCTATTTCTCTGGCCCAGCTTACaaag ACTGCCAATCTGGCTGAAGCCAATGCTTCTGAGGAAGACAAAATTAAAGCAATGATGTCGCAATCTGGCCATGAATACGACCCAATCAA TTACATGAAGAAGCCTTTAGGTCCACCACCTCCATCTTATACCTGTTTCCGTTGTGGTAAACCTGGTCATTATATTAAGAACTGCCCAACAAATGGG GATAAGAACTTTGAATCTGGTCCTAGGATCAAAAAGAGCACTGGGATTCCTAGAAGTTTTATGATGGAAGTGAAAGATCCTAACATGAAAGGTGCAATGCTTACGAACACTGGAAAATATGCGATACCAACTATAGATGC AGAGGCCTATGCAAttgggaagaaagagaagccacCCTTCTTACCAGAGGAGCCATCTTCATCTTCAGAAGAAGATGATCCTATCCCAGACGAGCTCTTGTGTCTCATCTGCAAAGACATTATGACTGACGCCGTTGTCATTCCCTGCTGTGGAAACAGCTACTGTGATGAAT GTATAAGAACAGCACTCCTGGAATCAGATGAACACACATGTCCAACGTGTCATCAAAACGATGTTTCTCCTGATGCTTTAATTGCCAACAAGTTTTTACGACAG GCTGTGAATAACTTCAAAAATGAAACTGGCTATACAAAAAGACTTCGAAAACAGttacctccacccccacccccaataccaCCACCAAGACCACTCATTCAGCGGAACCTGCAACCTCTGATGAGATCTCCCATATCAAGACAGCAGGATCCTCTGATGATCCCAGTGACATCTTCCTCAGCTCACCCAGCTCCCTCTATATCTTCATTAACTTCAAATCCATCTTCCTTGGCTCCTTCTGTGCCTGGAAATCCATCTTCTGCTCCAGCTCCAGTACCTGATATAACTGCAACAGTATCTATATCAGTCCATTCAGAAAAATCAGATGGGCCTTTTCG GGATTCTGATAATAAGCTATTGCCAGCTGCCGCCCTTACATCAGAGCATTCAAAGGGAGCTTCCTCAATTGCTATTACTGCTCTTATGGAAGAAAAG GGTTACCAAGTGCCAGTTCTTGGAACTCCATCTTTGTTGGGACAGTCATTATTACATGGACAGTTGATCCCCACAACTG GTCCAGTAAGAATAAATGCTGCTCGTCCAGGTGGTGGTCGGCCAGGGTGGGAACA TTCCAACAAGCTTGGGTACCTGGTTTCTCCACCGCAGCAAattagaagaggagaaagaagctgtTATAG AAGCATAAACCGCGGGCGACACCACAGCGAGCGCTCACAGAGGACTCAAGGCCCGTCACTACCAGCAACTCCAGTCTTTGTGCCTGTTGCACCACCTCCTTTGTATCCGCCTCCTCCCCATacgcttcctcttcctccaggtGTACCTCCCCCACAGTTTTCTCCTCAGTTCCCTCCTGGCCAGCCTCCACCTGCAGGATATAGTGTCCCTCCTCCAGGGTTTCCGCCAGCTCCTGCCAATATATCAGCACCTTGGGTGTCATCAGGAGTGCAGAGTGCTCATTCAAACACCATCCCCACAACGCAAGCACCTCCTTTGTCCAGGGAAGAGTTCTATAGAGAGCAGCGACGGCTAAAGGAAGA gtctaaatctCCCTATAGTGGTTCATCGTATTCAAGAAGTTCATATACTTACTCAAAGTCACGGTCTGGCTCCACAAGGTCTCGTTCCTACTCTCGATCCTTCAGCCGCTCACACTCTCGCTCCTACTCACGATCACCCCCATatcccaggagaggcagaggcaagagccgCAATTACCGTTCTCGGTCCAGATCTCATGGGTACCACCGATCTAGGTCAAGGTCACCTCCATATAGACGCTATCATTCACGGTCCAGATCTCCTCAAGCATTTAGGGGACAGTCTCCCACTAAACGCAATGTACCTCAAGGAGAAACAGAGCGTGAGTATTTTAACAGATACAGAGAAGTTCCACCCCCTTATGACATCAAAGCCTATTATGGGCGGAGTGTCGACTTTAGAGACCCATTTGAGAAAGAACGCTATCGGGAGTGGGAGAGGAAATACCGAGAGTGGTACGAGAAGTACTACAAAGGGTATGCTGTGGGGGCACAGCCTAGACCCTCCGCCAACAGAGAGGACTTCTCTCCAGAGAGACTCTTACCTCTTAACATCCGAAATTCACCCTTCACAAGGGGGCGCAGAGAAGACTATGCTGCTGGACAAAGTCATAGAAATAGAAATCTAGGTGGCAACTATGCAGAAAAACTTTCAACAAGAGACAGTCACAATCCAAAAGATAATACAAAATCAAAAGAGAAGGAGAGTGAGAACGTCCCGGGAGACAATAAAGGAAACAAGCATAAGAAACACAGGAAgcgaaggaaaggggaagaggctGAGAGCTTCCTGAACCCGGAATTGTTAGAGACTACTAGGAAATCCAGGGAATCATCAGGTGTTGATGAAACTAAGACAGATGCACTGTTTGTTCTCCCAAGTAGAGATGATGCTACACCCGTTAGGGATGAGCCAATGGATGCAGAATCTATCACTTTCAAATCAGTGTCTgaaaaagacaagagagaaaaagataaGCCAAAAGTAAAAAGTGACAAGACCAAACGGAAAAGTGACGGGTCTGCTACAGCCAAGAAAGACAATGTTTTAAAACCTAAAGGACCCCAAGAAAAGGTAGATGGGGAGCGGGAAAAATCTCCACGCTCTGAACCTCCACTTAAAAAAGCCAAAGAGGAGGCTACAAAGACAGACTCAGTAAAACCTTCATCATCCTCTCAGAAGGACGACAAGGTCACTGGAACCCCCAGAAAAGCCCACTCTAAGTCTGCAAAAGAGCACCAGGAGGCAAAGCCAGCCAAGGAGGAGAAGGTGAGAAAGGACTGCTCGAAAGACATCAAGTCAGAAAAACCAGCCAACAAGGATGAAAAGGCCAAGAAGCCTGAGAAGAATAAACTACTTGAtagtaagggagaaaagagaaagagaaaaactgaagaaaagaatgTAGATAAAGATTTTGAGTCATCTTCAATGAAAATCTCTAAAGTAGAGGGGACTGAGTTAGTGAAACCATCACCAAAGCGCAAAATGGAAGGTGAAGTTGAAAAGCTGGAAAGGACCCCAGAAAAGGACAAGATTGCATCATCAACTGCCCCAGCCAAAAAAATTAAACTCAACAGagagactggaaaaaaaattggaagtGGAGAAAATACATCTACTACAAAAGAACCATCTGAAAAATTGGAGCCAACGTCTAGCAAAATTAAACAGGAAAAAGTCAAGGGAAAGGCCAAGCGGAAAGTAGCTGGTACTGAAGGCTCCAGCTCCACGCTTGTGGATTACACCAG tacaAGCTCAACTGGAGGCAGCCCTGTGCGGAAATCTGAGGAAAAGACAGATACAAAGCGAACAGTCATTAAAACTATGGAGgaatataataatgataatacAGCTCCTGCTGAAGATGTGATAATTATGATCCAGGTTCCTCAGTCCAAATGGGATAAAGATGACTTTGAATCTGAAGAAGAAGATGTTAAAGCCACACAGCCTATACAGAGTATAGGGAAACCATCTAGTATTATAAAAAATGTTACTACTAAGCCATCAGCTACAGTCAAGTACACTGAGAAAGAAAGTGAGCATTCAGAGAAAATTCAGAAGCTTGCCAAGGAGGTGAGCCATGAGGTGATGCAGCACGAGGTCAAAAGCGCAAAGGGCTCTGCGTGCAGTGAGAAGGGGAGAACCAAAGATCGGGAGCACTCAGCGTTGGAGAGGGAGAATCCTGACAGGAGGAAGAGCAGCGCCCAGCCGGAGAAGGACAGCAGCGCGGACCGGCTGAATGAACAAGGCAATTTTAAGACACTGTCCCAGTCTTCCAAAGAGACCAGGACTTCAGAAAAGCATGAATCTGTTCGTGGTTCCTCAAATAAAGACTTCACTCCTGGTAGAGACAAGAAAATGGACTATGAAGGCAGAGAGTATTCCAGTTCCAAACGAAGAGATGAGAGAAGTGAATCAGCCAGAAGGAAGGACTCTCCTCTTCGGAGTAAAGATGCTTCATCTGGACAGAAAAGTAAGCcgagggaggagagagatttgCCTAAAAAGGGCACAGAGTCCAAAAAAAGCAGTTCTAGTCCCCCAAGAGACAAAAAAACTCATGATCATAAAGCCCCTTATGAAACCAAACGTTCATGTGAAGAGACAAAGTCTGTAGATAAAAGCTCTGGGAAGGAACGAGAAAAGCATGCTGCTGAGGCTCGCAACGGCAAAGAGTCCAGTGGCAACAAGTTGCCATATATTCCTAACCCACCAGACCCTCCTGTTGAGAAAGAACTGGTCGCTGGACAGGTGGATAAGAGCACCATCAAGCCAAAACCCCAGTTCAGTCATTCTTCACGGCTTTCCTCTGATCTAACTAGAGAGACCGATGAGGCTGCCTTTGAACCAGACTATAATGAGAGTGATAGTGAAAGTAATGTATCTGTGAAGGAAGAAGAAGCTATTGCCAGTGTTCCCAAGGACTTGAAAgagaaaaccacagagaaagcaaaagagagctTGACTGTAgcaacagccagccagccaggtgcaGACAGGAGCCAGAGTCAAAGTAGCCCCAGTGTTAGTCCAAGTAGAAGTCATAGCCCTTCTGGGAGCCAGACccgcagccacagcagcagtgcCAGCACAGCGGGGAGCCAGgacagcaagaagaagaagaagaagaaagacaagaagaagcaCAAGAAGcataaaaagcacaagaaacacaagAAGCACGTGGCCGTGGAGGGGGACGCAGAGAAGagccagaaacacaaacacaagaagaagaaggcgaAGAAGAGCAAagacaaggagaaggagaaagatgaCCAAAAAGCGAAATCTGTCACTGTGTGA